Proteins from one Mycolicibacter virginiensis genomic window:
- a CDS encoding TerC/Alx family metal homeostasis membrane protein codes for MDIAGWLWALTIVGLLGLLAFDFFMHVRKAHIPTLKESALWSAGYVGVAVLFGVGVFVFGGVDPGSEYFAGYVTEKALSVDNLFVFLVIMASFRVPRADQQKVLLFGIVMALAARTGFILLGAALINRFAWVFYFFGLLLLLAAGNMLRSGSAEEAHRAPDVIVGLVKKVVHTSERYDGDRLFTRIDGRWAITPMVLVMLAIAGTDVLFALDSIPAIFGLTQNSYLVFTATAFSLLGLRQLYFLIDGLLDRLVYLSYGLAVILGFIGVKLIMHAMHEQGAGGIEIGTGPSLLVIVGVLTGTVIASLRHRRKAPDATRSDTDPGLVLRR; via the coding sequence ATGGACATTGCCGGATGGTTATGGGCATTGACGATCGTCGGCCTACTAGGGCTCCTGGCGTTCGACTTCTTCATGCATGTCCGCAAGGCACACATTCCGACGTTGAAGGAATCCGCGCTCTGGTCCGCCGGCTACGTCGGTGTCGCCGTGCTCTTCGGGGTTGGGGTGTTTGTCTTCGGTGGAGTTGATCCGGGCTCGGAGTATTTCGCCGGCTACGTCACTGAGAAGGCGCTTTCGGTCGACAACCTGTTCGTATTCCTGGTCATCATGGCCAGCTTCCGAGTGCCGCGCGCCGACCAGCAGAAGGTCCTGCTGTTCGGGATTGTGATGGCGTTGGCCGCCCGCACCGGCTTCATCTTGCTCGGCGCGGCGCTGATCAACCGTTTCGCCTGGGTCTTCTACTTCTTCGGCCTGCTCCTGCTGCTGGCGGCGGGCAACATGCTCAGGTCGGGCAGCGCAGAGGAGGCTCACCGAGCTCCCGATGTCATCGTCGGGCTGGTGAAGAAGGTGGTGCACACCAGCGAGCGTTATGACGGCGACCGGCTGTTCACCCGCATCGACGGGCGCTGGGCGATCACCCCGATGGTGTTGGTGATGCTGGCGATCGCCGGCACCGATGTGCTCTTCGCGCTCGACTCGATCCCGGCGATCTTCGGCCTGACCCAGAACAGCTATCTCGTGTTCACCGCGACGGCCTTCTCCCTGCTGGGCCTGCGGCAGCTCTACTTCCTGATCGACGGCCTGTTGGACCGGTTGGTGTACCTGTCCTACGGACTGGCGGTGATCCTCGGGTTCATCGGCGTGAAGCTGATCATGCACGCGATGCACGAACAGGGCGCCGGCGGCATCGAGATCGGCACCGGACCGTCGCTGCTGGTGATCGTCGGTGTGCTCACGGGCACCGTCATCGCCTCGCTGCGCCACCGCCGGAAAGCACCGGACGCAACCCGGAGCGACACCGATCCCGGACTGGTGCTGCGCCGTTGA
- a CDS encoding TIGR03086 family metal-binding protein encodes MASDLRPGPDAPPADELAGAEAALGVLAQVLHHISSDELTNPTPCSEFDVAALTEHLLNSIRVLGGAAGAVFADHDTAESPERQVIAAARPALDAWHARGLQGSVAIGPNELPATMVVGILSLEFLVHAWDYATATGRPVQVAEPLAEYVLSLAHVIITPAGRVRAGFDDPVDVPDSASSLQKLIAFTGRS; translated from the coding sequence ATGGCCTCCGATCTGCGACCCGGTCCCGACGCACCCCCTGCCGACGAGTTGGCCGGCGCCGAAGCCGCCCTGGGGGTGTTGGCGCAGGTGCTGCATCACATCAGCAGCGACGAATTGACCAATCCGACGCCGTGCTCGGAATTCGACGTCGCAGCGCTGACCGAGCATCTGCTGAACTCCATCCGCGTGCTGGGTGGCGCGGCTGGCGCTGTGTTTGCCGACCATGACACCGCTGAGTCGCCGGAACGCCAAGTCATCGCCGCGGCCCGGCCGGCTTTGGATGCCTGGCACGCGCGTGGCCTGCAGGGCAGCGTCGCGATCGGCCCCAACGAGCTGCCTGCGACGATGGTGGTGGGCATTCTGTCGCTCGAATTCCTGGTGCATGCGTGGGACTACGCGACGGCGACCGGCCGCCCGGTGCAGGTGGCCGAACCGCTGGCCGAGTACGTGTTGAGCCTGGCGCACGTGATCATCACCCCGGCGGGCCGGGTGCGGGCGGGGTTCGATGACCCGGTCGACGTCCCCGATTCGGCGTCTAGCCTGCAGAAGCTGATCGCCTTTACCGGACGGTCATAG